The segment CCCGTACTTTGATAAGGCACGTCCACACCCAGCCATGTAAGGATTCTCCTCATCAATGAAAACTCTGTGGAGGCCTGAATGTGATTGAGTCAGTACATGCGACCAATGGCGATGTTTGAGACGTAAATATTGGCTCAGTACAAATAAGACACACTTACTCGTCATTCGGTACTTTCCAGACGTGGGGAGGAAGTATCTAGGAATCTCAGCCTCACTGAGGCTGCTTCGCTTGGTTTGTATGATTAGAGCAGGGTTGATAACTGAATCTGCCGCAATTTCCTCCCGTGTGACCATGCGAGCAACATTTTCGAGTGCTGATGCAACCTGATTTATAAGAATGATTAGCAAGTTTCTGTCTGGGAAATCGTCATCATGTACCTCGCTCAGTATCTCAGGCATGGGGCCCTCGCTAAGACGACTGCAGAAAACCAGGACATGCCATCGGCCGTCAGCTGGGAGAGCTTGATTCAGCTGCATAGGGCGTGCATCAGAGAACCGTACAACAGAATTGCTTGGAAATCGCATGCCGACTGTCAGGCCTGAAGCAAGGGCAGCATCAGAATTGGCGGGGCGTGTTAGGATGGATGGACTATATAACGTAGCCATTCCCGCGGTGTATCGTCCTGCCTGAACGAATTTATCCTGTAGCTTATCAGCTGTGACATCATTCTGCTCTCGCCAGGTTGTGGAAAAAAGCCTTGTAAAAGAACAATCGAAATCGATAAGCTGCTGTGCGGTTTGTTGACGTTCCAGAACGTATGTTTCAAGTACTTCCGGTGGAGCTCGACCGATTAGAACATGGGCCATCTTCCACCTGATATTAAAgtcatcttgaagacttACGTTCATGCCCTGTCCGGCTTTTGGCGAGTGCGTATGATACGCGTCACCCGTCAAGAAGATACGGTTGTCTTCAGTGAGTTGATCTGCCTGGTGTTGTCCGATGACATAGGCGGACCATCATACAGTATGGGCAATGTCCATTTGATATGGTTCGAATATATGCTggatcttgtcaagaagatcctgCTTGGTGACATCACGGGCGCTTTTTCCTGATAGCTCAATATAGAAACgaacaagctcatcacctTCTCGAGGAATAATCATGAGATTGCCAGCCTTAGCGTTGACCAGAACCTTCTTGCGGATATCAGGAAAGTTCGTGATGGGGAAGGCATCCATGACGCCCCAAACAGAGTCGCTCGTGTCGCCAACCATGGCAAACCCCAGCGATTTGCGCACAGTGCTGTGGGCACCGTCGCAACCCTTCGCACGGAAGCAGACGGTTAGACAGTGTTCTCCACCGAACTGTGTACTTCAAGGGTAAGAAGCATTTTTGGGTGTTGACTTACAATAGCGTACTTAGCTCTGTATGTGTAAGGCTTGCCGTCGCGTAAGGCGACCACTTCAACAGGATATTCTTTATACAGCGCATCACCCGAAGTCGCGTCCACGATGCGTACACTGGTAACTGGACAGCCATACACAACTTCACTGCTTGCATCGCCCCTCAGTCGAGTCAtttcatccatcatcaactcgTTGATTCTAGCTTGGTTGAGAATAACATGAGGCTGGTGGCTCAAACCCACCTCAACATCAGGAGCGATGTGCGTTCTCTGCAGCTCTCCAGCATTGTCCAAGGACCAGAAAGCGACTTCCATGACGTGATATGATTCCTTGAGAAGGTCTTCGGCAATGCCTAGGTTCTCGAAAATCTCGACTGTGCGGCATTGGACCCCATCTGCTTGACCGATCTCCAAGGGCCCGGAACGTCGCTCCAGAActttgaagttgatgttAAACCGCGCCAGCCAGATTGCAGTCGTAAGACCGGCTGAACCGCTGCCACAAATGACAACGTCCACGGTTTCAGATGCCATAGGGAGGGGTGTGGATTGATGGATCTCAAGGCGAAATAAACTCAACTTGGGAGAATGCCGCTGTTGTTCGTTTTGCTGTCAATTAACTTGTGCAGTCGGCCGCTAGATTCATAAGTCCATCCAAAACGGTGCTTGGTACAAATGTTAATGGTCAAACTGCGAAGCTTATAGTCGGTTCAAGTTTGAAGTTGGAAATGATTGAAACGATGTCTGTCCAGGCCAATATCCGGGTAATCGGACGTTTATCCCACTTCAGGACAAAGTTCAGGAATAATCTAAGGGCAGCCGAAACGTAGTTACCGGGCTTCCCTGCACCTATCTATCATCCCCGGCCTCTGTATCTTCCAGTCCATGGCCGCGTATGTACATGGTACAGAACGTTCCCGATATCCCCGAGACAGTCGGCACGTTAGCCTAAGGCTATCTCTACAGTCCTGGCCCTGTGGGGTTTCACTAGTAGACCCACTCCTAGAGGGGATCACTGTGTCTAGGGACGCTGTGTAGGGCCTCACTGATGACGTCAACTTCCACAGACCCTGCGGGGTTCTCGCTCAAACGGCCGTTGATATCCTCTCGATACCAGCCGTGTCTTCCAAGCCGGAGCGTGTCTTCTCTGGGGCAAGACGCACAATTTCATGGGACCAGTGCCAATTGGGTAGTCGTACAATTGAAAGAGCCGAATGCATGAAGAGTTAGATCAAAAAGCGGGACAACACAAGGTTGTCCGGTAGATTTACTTAAAGCGGAAGGCATTGAGGACAACAACTTTCTACGGAGTGGAGGAGTTAGATAGTTCGGCTGGATGGCGGAGCTCTAACCCAGGTTCGTTTTAGTAGTTGGTGTAAATGACATTATTTCTTGGTTTCcatatgtatgtatgtatggACCAAGTTCTATATTGGTTCCTTATTCAATAAGGCGTCGTATGGATTATGGAGTATGGATAGAATGCCTGCCCCAACGGAATAGGGACAGCGCTGTTATAGTACATCCTCGCCGGTTTACACAGTCACTTATATCGCAAAAGCTTTCCCGGGCTCGAGCCCAGGCTTGCTAATCTCGACCTAAATCGCTAGATCTGGATATGGCTATGGCAATATGTGGTTAGACCCTTGCTATTCCGTACCCGAAGCAGATCCCAAACCTTGTGTAGGCTGTAGCTATTCCAGAGGGCAGTGGGTGCGTAAAACGTACCCGAGGTTTTCGATCTGGGATCTAAGTGGGGAAGCCGGGGCAATTTCTCGGCATCTACATGATGGTTTTTCTCCCGACTACCCGCTAACTCCGATGGCTATTCGTATCGGGCTCAAGCTATCGGTTGTTGTGCGGAACTCGGGCAACCATCCTTGACCATGGGGGGGCATCGTAACTTGCCGGTTTCCCCGGATTTGACGGCAGCCACATGCCACATTGTGGATGCagaatataataaagtcGCATTCCTCTACTTGAAAGTATAATACTCAGCCCTTCCAACAAGATAAGGCTCATCTTTCAATCACAGCTTATACTTCTTCAAGTTAGCAAGAACTGTTGTTCAACACTATGGGTGTATTGATCAATTCTCAAGTTCCGGGCCAGCATACGCAGGTCACCTTGCTGAGTTATAGCCTAGTGGTACTCGTCTTATTCTCAGTGAGTAATTCTGCACGGATATGTACCTGGGGATAAACTAAACCATAATCACGCAGATCCTAAGACAAGTCCTTCTTTTTTGGACTTCCAAAATTCGGCATATCCCGGGACCATTCTGGGCCACCATCTCGTCTTTTTGGCTCGTGTCCCAATGCCGTAAAACCCGTCGTTCAGAAGCGGTCATGGAGCAGCATGACAGGTACGGCAAATTTGTCAGGATTGCTCCTAATCATGTTTCTATCAATGACCCCGCTGCTGTTACTCAGATATATGGTCACAAGACCGGCTTTATGAAGAGCGAGTTCTATGACGCCTTCGTACAAGTCAGGCCAGTTCTTTTCAATGTTCGAGATGGAGCAATGCAcaccaaaaagaagaaatacaTGAAGTCAGCTTTTTCCGCAAGAGCGCTGACTGATTTTGAGCCTTATATGAACATTGAACTGCTGGCCTGGAAGCGTCAGCTACTGAGGCTCCATGAGGAGGCAGGGGGACATGTTGATTTTGTTTTGTGGAGTAAGGAAACCTTTCCTGTCATAATTGACTTGCGCCTTGGTTCATCACTAACGGTATGCTAGCAAATTATCTTGCCTTTGATGTCATCGGAAGTTTTTCTTTTGGCAGGCCGTTCGGCTTCATCGAGAAGGGGAACGACCCGTATAATCTAATCCATACTATCGATATGCGCGGAGAAACCCTCAACGCCCTTGGTTCTCTGACGCCTTGGCTGAGGCCATTGATGAAATACTATTTCCTGGATCCATTCTGGCCTTCGGGTTTAAGGGCTACTGCTAACTTGGAGAAAATTGGTCGTGAAGCATTCCTCCGACGGAAGCAAAGTGCGGAGGATCGTTGCGATCTTCTCAGCTATTTGTTCGCAGCAGCAGATGAAAAGAACGAGGATCCAATTGACGAGAATGAGATCATTGCGGAGTCGATCAGTTTCATCGTTGGAGGTAGCGATACCACGAGCAGCACCATGAGCAACTTTATTGACATGGTTTCTCGTAATCCCGCAATACAGTCGCAACTTCAGCAGGAACTTGATGAAACATTTCCAGGTCAACAAGCTGATGACTGGGTTCCCGAGGAGCGTGAGGTTTCCAAACTTCGATATCTGATTGCTGTTCTGCGAGAGGTAATGCGACTCCGACCAACGAGTGCCACTGGTCTAGAGCGAGTGACTCCCTCAGGGGGGAAAAGCGTGGCGGGAAAGTTTATACCGGAAAATGTAAGGGCAATTTGAGAAGCAGACCCGTGGCACATGCGCCAACCGTACTAATATCTTGGTAGACAATCGTCAGCGTGCCAACTTGCGGCGTGATGATGAATCCACGGATATTCGATCATCCCACGGAATTCATGCCTGACAGGTGGCTTGGAAAGGACTCTAGCAATCTTGTCGACaatttctttcctttctctACCGGCCCTCGAGCCTGCATCGGAAGAAAGTGAGTGCTTTACAGCTTCAGGCGTGCTGCAACCATGGGCTAATATCAGTAGTTTCGCATGGATGGAGATTTTGAAAGTCATGGCATTATTATTCAAGCtctttgatgttgaaagaCTGAACGATAAGCCAACTGTGATAAGGGAAGGGTTCTTCAACAAAGCTGCTGAGTGCGAAGTGAAAATACGAAGACGTCAGTGAGAAACTTATACAGTTCAAAAAAATAGCAGCTCTAAAGACAGTTAGCACTTGGAAGCTACATAAGCATACTTGTTGATTTATATAATCCTTGACCGCGGGTGAACAGAAGAGATTAATGGCAATGACCAATGTTAGTAACTGGGAAGATCCTAGACTGTCGCAGATTGAGCCCATCGGGAAGCAATAAAGCCATCAAGAATCGAATCGTCATTTGCAAACTACAAAAGTGCTTGATAAATTAACGCGAAGGACCAAACCTTGCTACTAAAGTAAACATACTAATCAAACTCGAAATATGAATTCATAATCTTCACATTGTCATCAAACTAATAAGACCGGGATCAACACCAACTATGTCTCCTAGTTCTTCAAGATTCTCTTCCCCCCACCACTGAGTTGAGCTCTCTAGAGGATCAATCATGCACGTTGATGCCGGTGCTACTGGCTCTTGTGGGTTGAACGATGTCCCAATAGCCACACCTTCGCTCGTGCCGAGGGAGGTCTTTGTTTCTAAGAgacttgatgagcttctggcACAGAGCATGAACAACACAAAAGGCTTATTCTCAGAGTAATTTTTGTTaaaagaaagaatgagaAATTAATTCAACAACAACGTCGCATACTGCAGTTTTTGACTGACCTGGTCTCAGACAGATTTTGACAATTTTTGTTAGAATCGCCAGCACTTGTCTAGCTGGCTTTGCATCCTTTCCAACTCTCTCAGTCACTTCAATAGCTCGTGTCAGCTCTGAGAAGAGCTTTGGATCTGCTCCAAGGTCAGCCGTGGGAGACGAGGTGTCGTGGCGCGTGTCGAGTGATAGTAGAATGCAGCCGAAGATGATAAGTGCGGCATTGAAAGCTAGCGACCTGTTTCAGTATCATTGACGCTGAGGAAACTTCCAACATTCATGCACACTCACTGAAATATACAGAGTACCACCAAGCCCCTAGAAGATCCACCGAATCAGCCATGCAATGGATGATGTCAATGATTTTTGTCGCAGAGTCCTGGCAGACCATGACGCTCGAGTTCCACGTTTCCTCCCTAAAGTTCTTCTCCCTGTTTCTTTCCAAGGAGCGAGTCCTTCTCTTCCACAGCAGATGACTCAGCACCGGACGGTGGAGCAGAATCCGTATGTTGAGATATCGCAGCTGAGTCACAACACTAAGGCGGGCAAATACCGGATGATAAGGTGGCTGGGGCCGTTCCCTCGACCCAGAGTTTACCCAAGGCTGTAGAAGTAGCTTCTCAGGCAGGCCCATTTTCCAACTGTTCAGGTCCTCTTCAATGAGGAACATGTCCTGCATCTGAACTCCACTCTCTTCTATAATTTCTTCATCCAAGTTCTGCCCATACAGTTTCTGAACAACCGTGCCCATAATCTTATAGAGCTTTCTGCCATGCGCTTACGTCAATAAGAAATGGCTTGCAAGCTCTAACTGTCGATAATTCCGAAGATGCACTTACAAGGTGGCAATGAAGAAACAGGACGTGTTGGTTTGTCGAGTCTCGTTGTACTTCCTTATCTGACCGGTCGTGTGTAAAAGGCTGTCCAGACTGGCATCAAGAGGAAGTTCAAGATTCATGTGTGCATCTTGAATGATAGGTGGCCGTCCTAATGTCATACTGAGGGTTCTACGGCATTTAAATAAGCCAAGTGAGGATTAGGTCGAAGAGGGCATAGAATACGTACCTATCCATCATGAAGCAGCCAAACCACAGTCGTTTACGAATCTCTCTCTCTAAACCTTGCAATTGATTTAATCTTGAAGGTGAGTGTAGGCCTAGTTTGAGTGCAACTTGCACTGCCAGGCCATGTAGAGTACATGCTTCTTCGGGACGCTGAGTACCTTGGCAGTACAagcccagaagaagcaaagattGTACTGACGCAAGTCAGCAATTCTGGATGTTATAGGGAAGCAAAAATTCCTTTTCTTGTCACCTTGTTCCACATCATTTGACCCTCGTGTCCCGCTTGCCCGTGCAGCAAGTGCGCGGTGATAATAAATGTCAGCTTCAGTAGCACATTTTGTGATTGCCTCGCCTGGCATTGCACTAATATAAGTAGCAAACGCAAAGATTGCATTAAAAAGACACAGCAAAGAATGACGGATATTGGAAAATTGTTTGTCTTTGCAAGCATAATACGATGCTAAGACTTGTTCCTCGCTGATGAAAGGAAACATAGTTCCAGTGTCTGAGAAATAGAGCTCTATCAAGTAGACGGCTCGAGACTCGACAGGAAGCATTTGAGGACTGGTAGAGGTCGGGCTGGTGAGAGTTGACACGGCAGTAGTAGCAATGGGTGATTGCGAACGTGTGATAGACTCTTCGAGTATTGACTGATTCAGACCATCAAATGGTCTAGCAGTTCTGAAGGCAACTGACGTAGCCCTTGATACAATATTCAGCAGCCTTATGTTTGACGAAGGGCCTCCAAAAAATGCGCAGTGAGCTTCAAGAACATGGTGTCAGGCAATCCAACTCACCAAAAAATCGCGAATCCACATCACCGCTATGCATGGCGGCCAGGCCGTCGACGGTATCCACCTCCGTATTCTGAGCTTGGGCTTCATTCTTAGGTTCCAGAATAAATCTTTGAAGTATATCTTGTGTTTCCAGGAGACGCCCCTGCATTGGCCTGTCTCCAGTCGTCTCCTGGTTCCGCACTAATTGCTGGAGCGTCCTTTCAATGACTCTTAGACGTTCACCAAGATCACCTCGCACTCTCCTTAAAATAGTCAATAAACCTTTAAACCTTTAATGGCAGGGGCGCAGACAACTGACTTCTTTACGGGACCTTTTGGAAGAGGCCCCTCATACACACATGGAAAGCCTCCATCGGCACAAGAGGCACAAGATGGTCGGGCGCCATCACACTATTCAAGTTAGATGGTCGTGTGCATATTATTTTCCCCGTCACAGAACTTTACTCTTGATTTTCTGTGCCGACATGAAGTGCATGCGACTGCAATACGGCGTCGCTTAACAGCTGGCTGTTCGTCTCCCGTGGACCCTGGCGTTGATGGGGCAGGCAGAGGATGGGACATGGAATCGATAGTGGCCGTACTCTTGGGGGACATGAGTGGCACAACGGAACAGAAAATACAGCCCAAGACGACCACACTCCGGTCTTAAAGGGGCCAAGGAAATCTGAATAAATGGGAACCTAGACGAGCATCCGTAGGTCCACCCAATGTTTCCGATCCTTGCTAACACTACTCCAAACTAGAGTTGGTTTGAACTTACTCCGCTTTCACATTTTCAGGAGGTGGAGAACAACCCAGTTCTGACAAGGGTTACAAGTCTACAGTACTACCGGCACTGTACGTAGTCAGCGGGGGTGTCCGTACCTCGGCGCTAGTTCGTGACTATTATTCTCCCGTAACCATTTGCACCCACCACAAATGAAAATAAGGTAATGCTCATTCAACCAGATGTAAGACCGGCGGGGCTAGGAAGGCCATTCATAACTGTTGAGATATAGTCGCGTTGAGAAACAGCATCCTGTTGAGTATCGACACCTCCAAGCTGCACCAAGGCTGTGATAACCTGGGTTGAGTATGGAGATCTTCTTCCAGTGCTACAACGCTCGCGAAACGAAGTTTAATCCACTAGTAAATTGACTCGTAAGCTGGCAAGTAGCGAAGTTCAGGGTCTCCTGTAACCTCTGGGTAAGTTCCGCATGATAAGGATAGCGGTACGGTTACAGCCATATTTCTTCTTGTCACGCGCTAATAGACCCGAATAAGTGCATGGCTTCGATCTGTCATGAAATGCACTGGGGGATGCACCACAAACATTGCAGGACTTGGAACTGGCCGTAGATCCAAACGAACCTCCAAGTGAAGAACTAGTTAAAAGTGCGTTGTTGTTTTGAACTATACTAGCTCATTTGCAGCGTCATAAACAACCTCTCCTTCGAACCAAGTCTTCAGCACCTTTGCGTTCTGGAAATCTCCATGAGTGAGATCTCTGTCGACGCATATAAAGCTTGCAACTTTGCCGGCCTCAATTGATCCAGCTTCCTGAAAAGATACAAGTTAGTCCACCAGGTCAAGGTTGTGGCGAAGTAACTGTCTTACCTTTTCTCTTCTAGTCGCTACAGCACCTGCTAAAGTGATCATTTCCAAGACCTTCTCTGCACCAATCTTCTTTACCAAAATCGCCGTATTACGGAACATAGGGAGTTCCAATCCATGGGCCCAGTCACTTCCAATAGTTATATGCGCCTCTTCTGCGAGCATTCGCTCAAAATCGTACTGAAACAAGCGCATGTTTTCAGATTGGGAAGTATCGAAGAATCCAGAAGGGGACATCTCGGCAGTGATATTCAGTCTTTTGAATCTCTTATAATCCTCTGGAAATGCCAGTGCAAGTCAGTAATTAGAAAGAAATGACGTCCATCATTGAAGGAATACAACCAACCTGGAAGAACTCGAGTGCAGTGTGCAACCTCATGGCGAGGGCCGCCCGGTTGCTTTTCACGAACGCTCTTGAAAGCGTCAAGTGCCGTCCTCGCACCACCGTAGCCCATGCAGTGAATCTTGCAAGTCATCCCTCTGGCATCGAATCTCTGCACGAGCTCGGCAGCATTTGGTAGAAGAATCTTGCTCTGGTCCGGCATGCCATTATCATCGACATCAGAGTGACTCATCAGGCTCGGCGCGCAGGCCccgtccatcatcatcttgacaaACCTAGTATCGACATGTCGGCTCTGATACTTATCAGCGTTCAAGATGAGCTTATCCGCCGGCACTTGAATTTCTCCTGTAAGCCATTCATTTTTGTATAGGCAGTGAGTGGCAAACTGCATCTTAAGGTTTCCCTCTGCCTCAAGCTCACTGAGAGCTGTGAGGAACATTTCCGTAGACGACGCATCCTGACAAGAGGTAACTCCATGACGATGCATCTCGACGATTGCACGCTTGACGACTCTCTTGATATGCGCTTTGGCTGGTTTAGGCAGAGCTGCCATTAGGCGGTTCCCTGCTTGATCTTTCAGCTCTCCCGTGAGGCTCCCGTCTGGCCTGAGCTCATGCTTCCCTCCAATAGGGTCTACCTCACCTTGTTCGACATCATAACCAGCGCGTCGGAGAGCAGCCGTATTAGTGTACCAATCGTGGCAACCCACACCCAGGAGGACCACAGGGGTATCCGGGTAATCTTTGTCGAGGAGGCTGCGATCAAAATTCTCGAACCCAAAACCAGCACCTCCAAAGATCCAATCTTCATAAACATGACTGTAGGCGCAAGAGCATGCGGCCTTTTTGATACGCTCGACGACATTATCTCTGGTAACATCATATCCGGTCTGAGCCCAATTCAACAAACCGGAGCCTGACACGATGGTATGCACATGGGCATCATGGATTCCAGGCATAACAAATCTGCCTTTCAGATTGTATACCACCATCGAGGCTGCCTTAGCAGCAGCAACGATCTCGCGTGTATTGCCGACGGCGCTGAATATTCCATTGGAATCCACGATAAAAGCTTCGGCCCATGGCAGGGTCTTGTTGACAGTATAAACCCGGCCATTTATGTAGGCAACCGAGTTGTGAGCAGCGTTAAGCAAGTCTTTGTCCGACATGATAGTAAGAAGATGTCTAGTGAGTGGGGAAAGTCACTATGATGGGCGTCATCGAGGCAAGTTCAGCGCTGATGAACTATGTTTTAAATACGCCGTCTTTACTGTGCTCATCCACTCTATTGTCGTCACGTCTCTCCAATAAATAGGTTGATTACCAATCGCGGCGCAATAAGAGTATTAACGTGGATGGTAAACATGCAATTTACGCTCACAGGACCCAGCTCATCTGGCCTAGTGGGGAGTACTACGTACATACAGTATTATCTCGGCTTTAGGGCGGGAAAACTACCTAAAGCGACTAGTCCAAGGCAGCTCGTCGGGGTAGGACCTGGGGTAAATCATATTATCATAAGATAGAAAAGGCCCATGGGAATAGATTTGCCATGGCTCTTCGGGCTTGCCAAAGTTGCTGCGCTACACTGCGGCTACGGAAAACATCTGCTCAACAGCTAATCATTTTTCCGGCCACACACCCCCTACCCGACTACTAAGTAGTAGGTGGTTGCCAGTCCTTGTGACGTGGTCCGAGTCATGAAGCCCCGCCTCGAGGTCTTTACCAAAAAGGAAAATGTACCGCCCTTGTAGTACCGTATGAATTCACGAAATTGAGTAGCGCCTGTGGATACTTTTTGCTTGAGTTCTGAAAGGCCGATTGGTTTAGCTGTAAATAAAGATCTGACATTTCGCCATTGGTCAAATGGGCATATTAGCTTGGATCCCCAGGCACTACCGGTACTCAATGTTGTGAGTTTATACGGTAGTAGTGTTCATTACACCCAAGAGAGCTGATCTTATAGGGCCAATAGCTACGCTAAACTATTTACACCTCTCCACTATCCCAGCCGGAACACCCAAGAGAATCTCACTCTTTTTGACAGCTCGTCTCTTTTCTAGCCCCGCTTACTTAACTCTGTTCGACAGGCCTGCTTAAAGACCAATTTATCCAAATATAGTATCCAGCACCTGTGCTAACCCGTAGCGCTGTAGAACTGCTTCCTTACTGGCTACCTGTTTCCAGCAGCGTGGAAATCTCATGAGTTGATCTCATATCTAATTTCTGGGGGAACTcgaaaaaaaagaaagaaagaaaattAGTGATAGCTTGGAGTATCATCTATTCATCGTATCGcccatcttcttgaccttctcgtCTTGGCCCTGTATGAGCTTCAGCGTGTCGGATTTAGTTGTATAATTTGACTGGCCTTCTTCCGTGGAAGTTCAGGAGAAACGTACCAGGGCCGTGCGCAAACTCATCCAGTCTATTGCCGTTTCCAAGCTGGCTTAGCAAGGTACTGCGTAAGCTCCGAGACCATTCGGATAATAAAATTCGCTT is part of the Fusarium oxysporum Fo47 chromosome VII, complete sequence genome and harbors:
- a CDS encoding cytochrome P450 — encoded protein: MGVLINSQVPGQHTQVTLLSYSLVVLVLFSILRQVLLFWTSKIRHIPGPFWATISSFWLVSQCRKTRRSEAVMEQHDRYGKFVRIAPNHVSINDPAAVTQIYGHKTGFMKSEFYDAFVQVRPVLFNVRDGAMHTKKKKYMKSAFSARALTDFEPYMNIELLAWKRQLLRLHEEAGGHVDFVLWTNYLAFDVIGSFSFGRPFGFIEKGNDPYNLIHTIDMRGETLNALGSLTPWLRPLMKYYFLDPFWPSGLRATANLEKIGREAFLRRKQSAEDRCDLLSYLFAAADEKNEDPIDENEIIAESISFIVGGSDTTSSTMSNFIDMVSRNPAIQSQLQQELDETFPGQQADDWVPEEREVSKLRYLIAVLREVMRLRPTSATGLERVTPSGGKSVAGKFIPENTIVSVPTCGVMMNPRIFDHPTEFMPDRWLGKDSSNLVDNFFPFSTGPRACIGRNFAWMEILKVMALLFKLFDVERLNDKPTVIREGFFNKAAECEVKIRRRQ
- a CDS encoding FAD binding domain-containing protein is translated as MASETVDVVICGSGSAGLTTAIWLARFNINFKVLERRSGPLEIGQADGVQCRTVEIFENLGIAEDLLKESYHVMEVAFWSLDNAGELQRTHIAPDVEVGLSHQPHVILNQARINELMMDEMTRLRGDASSEVVYGCPVTSVRIVDATSGDALYKEYPVEVVALRDGKPYTYRAKYAIGCDGAHSTVRKSLGFAMVGDTSDSVWGVMDAFPITNFPDIRKKVLVNAKAGNLMIIPREGDELVRFYIELSGKSARDVTKQDLLDKIQHIFEPYQMDIAHTADQLTEDNRIFLTGDAYHTHSPKAGQGMNVSLQDDFNIRWKMAHVLIGRAPPEVLETYVLERQQTAQQLIDFDCSFTRLFSTTWREQNDVTADKLQDKFVQAGRYTAGMATLYSPSILTRPANSDAALASGLTVGMRFPSNSVVRFSDARPMQLNQALPADGRWHVLVFCSHRNLLIILINQVASALENVARMVTREEIAADSVINPALIIQTKRSSLSEAEIPRYFLPTSGKYRMTSLHRVFIDEENPYMAGCGRALSKYGIDAARGAVVIVRPDVCKSPAISTDTIYVAQISALEETVEVSKFFERCLLKY
- a CDS encoding amidohydrolase family-domain-containing protein, producing MSDKDLLNAAHNSVAYINGRVYTVNKTLPWAEAFIVDSNGIFSAVGNTREIVAAAKAASMVVYNLKGRFVMPGIHDAHVHTIVSGSGLLNWAQTGYDVTRDNVVEHWIFGGAGFGFENFDRSLLDKDYPDTPVVLLGVGCHDWYTNTAALRRAGYDVEQGEVDPIGGKHELRPDGSLTGELKDQAGNRLMAALPKPAKAHIKRVVKRAIVEMHRHGVTSCQDASSTEMFLTALSELEAEGNLKMQFATHCLYKNEWLTGEIQVPADKLILNADKYQSRHVDTRFVKMMMDGACAPSLMSHSDVDDNGMPDQSKILLPNAAELVQRFDARGMTCKIHCMGYGGARTALDAFKSVREKQPGGPRHEVAHCTRVLPEDYKRFKRLNITAEMSPSGFFDTSQSENMRLFQYDFERMLAEEAHITIGSDWAHGLELPMFRNTAILVKKIGAEKVLEMITLAGAVATRREKEAGSIEAGKVASFICVDRDLTHGDFQNAKVLKTWFEGEVVYDAANELV
- a CDS encoding transcriptional regulatory protein GAL4; the encoded protein is MSPKSTATIDSMSHPLPAPSTPGSTGDEQPAVKRRRIAVACTSCRHRKSRCDGARPSCASCADGGFPCVYEGPLPKGPVKKRVRGDLGERLRVIERTLQQLVRNQETTGDRPMQGRLLETQDILQRFILEPKNEAQAQNTEVDTVDGLAAMHSGDVDSRFFAHCAFFGGPSSNIRLLNIVSRATSVAFRTARPFDGLNQSILEESITRSQSPIATTAVSTLTSPTSTSPQMLPVESRAVYLIELYFSDTGTMFPFISEEQVLASYYACKDKQFSNIRHSLLCLFNAIFAFATYISAMPGEAITKCATEADIYYHRALAARASGTRGSNDVEQVQSLLLLGLYCQGTQRPEEACTLHGLAVQVALKLGLHSPSRLNQLQGLEREIRKRLWFGCFMMDRTLSMTLGRPPIIQDAHMNLELPLDASLDSLLHTTGQIRKYNETRQTNTSCFFIATLKLYKIMGTVVQKLYGQNLDEEIIEESGVQMQDMFLIEEDLNSWKMGLPEKLLLQPWVNSGSRERPQPPYHPVFARLSVVTQLRYLNIRILLHRPVLSHLLWKRRTRSLERNREKNFREETWNSSVMVCQDSATKIIDIIHCMADSVDLLGAWWYSVYFTFNAALIIFGCILLSLDTRHDTSSPTADLGADPKLFSELTRAIEVTERVGKDAKPARQVLAILTKIVKICLRPETKTSLGTSEGVAIGTSFNPQEPVAPASTCMIDPLESSTQWWGEENLEELGDIVGVDPGLISLMTM